In Agromyces sp. G08B096, a genomic segment contains:
- a CDS encoding NYN domain-containing protein, with the protein MAAQAEPRVALYFDFDNIVISRYDQLHGDGAYRKDTSRSKAPTTGTKTAERLTEATVDIDAVLDFAATFGTIAIARAYADWSTPVNASYRGQLIDRAVDLVQLFPLSATKNGADIRLAVDAVEDMFRIDDLTHIVIVAGDSDYVALAQKAKRLGRYVVGIGVAGGTSRALTASCDEFADYDALLATDAAVADDEPAAPPQAAASVRGRAKQAAATDAPAPEPAAAEAAPAPSRRRRASSKSVADAPAAEEMQPPAAEEAPVGATGARRAASTAVTFVAPGQEAAAAPAHPTRNPGRLLLKALELLRAKTDQEWQPTGAVKNQMLRMDPSFQERRLGFASFTDFVRSRAGAIELDEAGNRIRIHPKKS; encoded by the coding sequence ATGGCCGCACAGGCAGAACCCCGCGTCGCCCTCTACTTCGACTTCGACAACATCGTCATCTCCCGCTACGACCAACTGCACGGCGACGGCGCGTACCGCAAGGACACGTCGCGCAGCAAGGCGCCGACCACCGGCACGAAGACCGCCGAGCGGCTGACCGAGGCCACCGTCGACATCGACGCCGTGCTCGACTTCGCCGCCACGTTCGGCACGATCGCCATCGCCCGCGCCTACGCCGACTGGTCGACGCCCGTGAACGCGAGCTACCGCGGCCAGCTGATCGACCGCGCGGTCGACCTCGTGCAGCTGTTCCCGCTGTCGGCGACCAAGAACGGCGCCGACATCCGGCTCGCCGTCGACGCCGTCGAGGACATGTTCCGCATCGACGACCTCACCCACATCGTGATCGTGGCGGGCGATTCCGACTACGTCGCGCTCGCGCAGAAGGCCAAGCGCCTCGGCCGCTACGTCGTCGGCATCGGCGTCGCGGGCGGCACGAGCCGGGCGCTCACCGCCTCGTGCGACGAGTTCGCCGACTACGACGCGCTGCTCGCGACGGATGCCGCCGTCGCCGACGACGAGCCGGCCGCTCCGCCGCAGGCGGCGGCATCCGTTCGCGGTCGCGCCAAGCAGGCCGCGGCGACGGATGCCCCGGCTCCCGAGCCCGCGGCAGCGGAGGCGGCGCCCGCTCCCTCGCGCCGGCGACGCGCGTCGTCGAAGTCGGTGGCCGACGCTCCCGCCGCGGAAGAGATGCAGCCGCCCGCGGCCGAGGAGGCGCCCGTCGGCGCGACCGGCGCACGACGTGCCGCGTCGACGGCCGTGACGTTCGTCGCACCGGGTCAGGAGGCGGCGGCCGCACCCGCGCACCCGACGCGGAACCCGGGGCGGCTGCTGCTGAAGGCGCTGGAGTTGCTCCGCGCGAAGACCGACCAGGAGTGGCAGCCGACCGGCGCGGTGAAGAACCAGATGCTGCGGATGGACCCGTCGTTCCAGGAGCGCCGGCTCGGATTCGCCTCGTTCACCGACTTCGTGCGCTCACGCGCGGGCGCGATCGAGCTCGACGAGGCGGGCAACCGGATCCGCATCCACCCGAAGAAGTCCTGA
- a CDS encoding ROK family protein translates to MTQLGDSPAPTGPAPLDDARLHQSARLIDHLIDHGPSTRTELATATGLGRTAVANLSARLAEAGILTEDGAASPGARPAPVALTAARHVLVTVAIDPDEVVATLAALDGAERARFAEPHTAADGAAVLLDLLATVLSRALAAAERADTPVADVTVLVDGAVAGTPPVAVEGTRLGSEPIDVLAELRARLPRLAEIESPQAVSVRLLPTAVAAAEAEAGALAARDLLYLDGDAGVASAVVADGRPLRGAHGLAASLAHLPIVPSGIRCDCGQRGCLLTVAGPEHVLDRAGLAEFDRTHGRRAALAELVARVDDADDRARWSWLDAALWIGRTLQVVVPTVDPAAIVVAGYWARLLPDLDTAFRENRPTIAGGAIGSIPPIVAATAGPDAALAGARRQARDLLVAEPGRLARLARLPPAPDASPRRDVVGSGG, encoded by the coding sequence ATGACCCAGCTCGGGGACTCCCCCGCCCCAACCGGGCCGGCGCCGCTCGACGATGCCCGCCTCCACCAGTCCGCCCGCCTCATCGACCATCTCATCGACCACGGCCCGTCGACGCGAACAGAGCTCGCCACCGCCACCGGGCTCGGCCGGACGGCCGTCGCGAACCTCAGCGCGCGACTCGCCGAAGCCGGGATCCTCACCGAGGACGGCGCCGCGTCGCCCGGCGCTCGTCCGGCCCCGGTGGCGCTGACCGCCGCGCGCCACGTGCTCGTCACCGTCGCGATCGATCCCGACGAGGTCGTCGCCACGCTCGCCGCCCTCGACGGCGCCGAGCGCGCGCGGTTCGCCGAACCGCACACCGCGGCAGACGGGGCGGCCGTGCTCCTCGACCTGCTGGCGACCGTCCTGAGCCGTGCCCTCGCCGCCGCGGAGCGTGCGGACACGCCGGTCGCCGACGTCACGGTGCTCGTCGACGGCGCGGTCGCCGGTACGCCGCCGGTCGCGGTCGAGGGCACCCGTCTCGGCAGCGAACCGATCGACGTGCTCGCCGAGCTCCGCGCACGACTGCCGCGCCTCGCCGAGATCGAGTCGCCCCAGGCCGTTTCCGTGCGGCTCCTGCCCACGGCCGTGGCGGCCGCCGAAGCCGAAGCCGGCGCGCTCGCGGCCCGCGACCTGCTCTATCTCGACGGCGATGCCGGGGTCGCCTCCGCGGTCGTCGCCGACGGCCGCCCGCTGCGCGGCGCCCACGGGCTCGCGGCCTCCCTCGCGCACCTGCCGATCGTGCCGAGCGGCATCCGCTGCGACTGCGGACAGCGCGGATGCCTCCTCACCGTCGCGGGCCCCGAGCACGTGCTCGACCGTGCCGGGCTCGCCGAGTTCGACCGGACGCACGGCCGCCGCGCCGCCCTCGCCGAGCTCGTCGCCCGAGTGGACGACGCCGACGACCGGGCGCGCTGGTCGTGGCTCGACGCGGCCCTCTGGATCGGCCGGACCCTGCAGGTCGTGGTGCCGACCGTCGATCCGGCCGCGATCGTCGTGGCCGGCTACTGGGCGCGGCTCCTGCCCGACCTCGACACGGCGTTCCGCGAGAACCGGCCGACGATCGCGGGCGGGGCGATCGGGTCGATCCCCCCGATCGTCGCGGCGACGGCGGGACCCGACGCCGCACTCGCCGGCGCCAGGCGACAGGCG
- a CDS encoding TetR/AcrR family transcriptional regulator, producing MTRRGSYAKGVAKREEILATALEVIARNGYGRASVRELADAVGLSQAGLLHYFSSKEELFAEILRKRDEVDQAAFAEAASGEHLTALDGFIRIIRHNAEVPGLVQLYARLSAEATEPDHGAHEFFRERSLAFRELAAGTVREAQQAGELPQDLDPEHVSTMLLALADGLQTQWLMDPTIDMAAHIADFLALLTRRGR from the coding sequence ATGACACGCAGGGGGTCGTACGCCAAGGGCGTCGCGAAGCGCGAGGAGATCCTCGCGACCGCCCTCGAGGTGATCGCTCGGAACGGGTACGGTCGGGCCTCCGTCCGCGAGCTCGCCGACGCGGTGGGCCTCAGCCAGGCCGGGCTGCTGCACTACTTCAGCTCCAAGGAGGAGCTGTTCGCTGAGATCCTCCGCAAGCGCGACGAGGTCGACCAGGCCGCCTTCGCCGAGGCCGCGAGCGGCGAGCACCTCACCGCGCTCGACGGCTTCATCCGGATCATCCGCCACAACGCCGAGGTCCCCGGCCTCGTGCAGCTCTACGCCCGGCTCTCGGCAGAGGCCACCGAGCCCGACCACGGCGCGCACGAGTTCTTCCGCGAGCGCTCCCTCGCCTTCCGCGAGCTCGCGGCCGGAACGGTGCGCGAGGCGCAGCAGGCGGGCGAGCTGCCCCAGGACCTCGACCCCGAGCACGTCTCCACCATGCTGCTCGCGCTCGCCGACGGCCTGCAGACGCAGTGGCTGATGGATCCCACGATCGACATGGCCGCCCACATCGCCGACTTCCTCGCGCTCCTCACGCGTCGCGGACGGTGA
- a CDS encoding serine hydrolase domain-containing protein, with amino-acid sequence MPAFDHAFDWVRRHTIEGPLPTAVLGIATADGIVALDAFDGRGGQTTSVDDHYPLFSITKPIVGLAALTLIEAGRLLPTTPLASAVPGFGTGRADEVQLRHLVSHTSGIVEPPMDTPGLRRLLLAPGRDFAAGTVSRYSTIAFEGVAALIEHASGAPWEERVVEVARRADAPGVTFDWTSSRHDPVGAAEQDIDWDRMKRLRHPGAGLFATAADLLALGAALLRDDGSVVSRLTVEAMRRPLTAGLPKLDPYPAERGQDWGFAWNLRHSAPGLLASDSYGHGGWAGTEFWITPSLGICFVLLTNVGGGIGRLGLDADELHNAVAAAASAG; translated from the coding sequence ATGCCCGCCTTCGATCACGCCTTCGACTGGGTCCGCCGCCACACGATCGAGGGTCCGCTGCCGACGGCCGTGCTCGGCATCGCCACCGCGGACGGCATCGTGGCGCTCGACGCGTTCGACGGTCGCGGCGGGCAGACGACCTCGGTCGACGACCACTACCCGCTCTTCTCGATCACGAAGCCGATCGTCGGCCTCGCGGCGCTCACCCTCATCGAGGCGGGCCGGCTGCTGCCGACGACGCCGCTCGCGTCAGCAGTGCCCGGCTTCGGCACCGGCCGCGCCGATGAGGTGCAACTGCGCCACCTCGTGAGCCACACCTCGGGCATCGTGGAACCGCCGATGGACACCCCCGGCCTGCGGCGGCTGCTGCTCGCACCCGGGCGCGACTTCGCGGCCGGCACGGTGTCTCGCTACTCGACGATCGCGTTCGAGGGCGTGGCCGCGCTCATCGAGCACGCGTCGGGCGCGCCGTGGGAGGAGCGCGTCGTCGAGGTGGCGCGCCGAGCGGATGCCCCGGGCGTGACGTTCGACTGGACGTCGAGCCGGCACGACCCGGTCGGGGCGGCCGAGCAGGACATCGACTGGGACCGCATGAAGCGCCTCCGCCACCCAGGTGCCGGGCTCTTCGCCACCGCGGCGGACCTGCTCGCGCTCGGTGCCGCGCTGCTGCGCGACGACGGGTCCGTGGTCTCGCGCCTCACGGTCGAGGCGATGCGGCGCCCCCTCACAGCCGGCCTGCCGAAGCTCGATCCCTACCCCGCTGAGCGCGGCCAGGACTGGGGCTTCGCGTGGAACCTGCGCCACTCGGCGCCCGGGCTCCTCGCGAGCGACTCGTACGGCCACGGCGGCTGGGCCGGCACCGAGTTCTGGATCACCCCGTCGCTCGGCATCTGCTTCGTGCTGCTCACCAACGTCGGCGGCGGCATCGGCCGGCTCGGCCTCGACGCAGACGAGCTGCACAACGCCGTGGCGGCCGCGGCGAGCGCGGGCTGA
- a CDS encoding FCD domain-containing protein, which produces MPGDTPDAPGRAWQAVLEHVEARLLSGDLAPGDRLPGERALSAELGVGRSSVREALRVLEAMGLIRTAAGSGPSAGAIIIATPGGAMGALMRLQVAAHGFPVDDIVRTRLVLEASVADDLARAHPKPDLSAADLLLDAMDDGALTPAEFLALDAQFHLALAEASGNQVITATMAGLRSGIEGYVLAGHDRIADWHETSARLRGEHRGVVAAIREGDAPLARTRIHDHISGYYAEISPDR; this is translated from the coding sequence ATGCCCGGCGACACCCCCGACGCGCCCGGCCGCGCGTGGCAGGCGGTGCTCGAACACGTCGAAGCGCGCCTGCTCTCAGGCGACCTCGCCCCCGGCGACCGCCTTCCCGGCGAACGCGCCCTGTCGGCCGAGCTCGGCGTGGGCCGCTCGAGCGTCCGCGAGGCGCTGCGCGTGCTCGAGGCCATGGGACTCATCCGCACCGCCGCCGGCTCCGGCCCGAGCGCCGGCGCCATCATCATCGCCACGCCCGGCGGCGCGATGGGCGCCCTCATGCGACTGCAGGTGGCCGCGCACGGCTTCCCCGTCGACGACATCGTGCGCACCCGGCTGGTGCTCGAGGCATCCGTCGCCGACGATCTCGCCCGCGCACACCCGAAACCAGACCTCTCGGCCGCCGACCTGCTGCTCGACGCCATGGACGACGGGGCACTGACACCCGCCGAGTTCCTCGCCCTCGACGCGCAGTTCCACCTCGCGCTCGCGGAGGCATCCGGAAACCAGGTCATCACCGCCACGATGGCGGGCCTCCGCAGCGGCATCGAGGGATACGTCCTCGCCGGCCACGACCGCATCGCCGACTGGCACGAGACGAGCGCACGACTGCGCGGCGAGCACCGCGGCGTCGTCGCCGCGATCCGCGAGGGGGATGCCCCGCTCGCCCGCACCCGCATCCACGACCACATCTCCGGCTACTACGCCGAGATCTCCCCCGACCGCTGA
- a CDS encoding alpha/beta hydrolase, producing MIGVVVPGIDGSGETHWQTSWERAEPEFTRFAPSSWSEPERDDWRLALAAALTAAGPRAIVVAHSLGCLAAVDALLDRLPAAGAFLVAPPDVDGPAYPEAAASFRGIRLARLDVPALVVASDDDPFSSSAATARFADAIGAGVVSVGRFGHLNAASGLGDWPEGRRLLAAFAIGLGAD from the coding sequence ATGATCGGCGTGGTGGTTCCGGGGATCGACGGCTCGGGCGAGACGCACTGGCAGACCTCGTGGGAGCGTGCCGAGCCCGAGTTCACGAGGTTCGCGCCGTCATCGTGGAGCGAGCCGGAGCGCGACGACTGGCGCCTGGCCCTCGCCGCGGCGCTCACGGCCGCCGGACCCCGGGCGATCGTCGTGGCGCACAGCCTCGGATGCCTCGCCGCGGTCGATGCGCTGCTCGACCGGCTGCCCGCGGCTGGGGCGTTCCTCGTCGCGCCGCCCGACGTCGATGGGCCGGCCTACCCCGAGGCTGCGGCGTCGTTCCGGGGCATCCGGCTCGCGCGGCTCGACGTGCCTGCCCTCGTCGTCGCGAGCGACGACGACCCGTTCAGTTCCTCCGCGGCGACCGCGCGGTTCGCCGACGCGATCGGGGCGGGCGTGGTCTCCGTCGGCCGATTCGGGCATCTGAATGCGGCGAGCGGACTCGGCGACTGGCCGGAGGGGCGGCGCCTGCTCGCCGCCTTCGCGATCGGACTCGGGGCGGACTGA
- a CDS encoding dihydrofolate reductase family protein, whose protein sequence is MRELVYYVAVSLDGYIAGPDGEFDGFLMEGDHMEAQNARFGDAVPTDAAAALGIDQSGGSFDTVLMGWNTYAVGLPMGATSPYRHLDQIVFTRSHLDDDLGERPNLVVTDEDPLAVVQRLKSEEGGAIWLCGGGQLATQLLGEIDRLVLKRQPMLFGSGIPLFAPGAYDPQRFDAVETTAYESGVVISEYVRRAG, encoded by the coding sequence ATGCGAGAACTCGTGTACTACGTCGCCGTCAGCCTCGACGGGTACATCGCCGGGCCCGACGGCGAATTCGACGGCTTCCTCATGGAGGGCGACCACATGGAAGCCCAGAACGCGCGCTTCGGCGACGCCGTGCCCACCGACGCCGCTGCCGCACTCGGCATCGACCAGTCGGGCGGCAGTTTCGACACCGTGCTCATGGGGTGGAACACCTACGCTGTCGGCCTGCCCATGGGCGCGACGAGCCCCTACCGGCACCTCGACCAGATCGTGTTCACGCGATCGCACCTCGACGACGACCTCGGCGAGCGGCCGAACCTCGTCGTCACCGACGAAGACCCGCTCGCGGTCGTGCAGCGTCTGAAGTCGGAGGAGGGCGGAGCGATCTGGCTCTGCGGCGGCGGCCAGCTCGCCACGCAGCTCCTCGGTGAGATCGACCGGCTCGTGCTCAAGCGGCAGCCGATGCTCTTCGGCTCCGGCATCCCGCTCTTCGCCCCCGGCGCCTACGACCCGCAGCGGTTCGACGCGGTGGAGACGACGGCGTACGAGTCCGGCGTCGTGATCTCGGAGTACGTGCGCCGGGCCGGCTGA
- a CDS encoding TetR family transcriptional regulator has translation MAKNEERRRALADAGLTVLAREGSRGLTHRAIDEEAGVPTGTASNYFRSRDALIAGLVERIGERLAPTPDDLERRASEPPSRALFTEYLRDIVRRLSEQREVTLALFELRLEAGRSPEVGATLGALLRAGFDADVAFNEAAGLPGGRAEIALFHYAIDGLLLDRLTTSIDPAASTDDIVDALVAGLLPEG, from the coding sequence ATGGCCAAGAACGAGGAACGCCGGCGTGCGCTCGCCGATGCCGGGCTCACGGTGCTCGCGCGAGAGGGCTCGCGCGGGCTCACCCACCGCGCCATCGACGAGGAGGCCGGCGTGCCGACCGGTACCGCCTCCAATTACTTCCGCAGCCGCGACGCCCTCATCGCGGGCCTGGTGGAACGCATCGGCGAGCGCCTCGCGCCGACGCCGGACGATCTGGAGCGGCGAGCATCCGAGCCCCCGAGCCGGGCCCTCTTCACCGAGTACCTGCGCGACATCGTGCGCCGGCTGAGCGAGCAGCGCGAGGTCACGCTCGCCCTCTTCGAGCTCCGGCTCGAGGCCGGGCGGAGCCCCGAGGTCGGCGCCACGCTGGGCGCGCTGCTGCGCGCCGGCTTCGACGCCGACGTCGCGTTCAATGAGGCCGCGGGCCTCCCGGGCGGGCGGGCGGAGATCGCCCTCTTCCACTACGCGATCGACGGCTTGCTGCTCGACCGGCTGACGACCTCGATCGATCCGGCCGCCTCGACCGACGACATCGTCGACGCCCTGGTCGCGGGACTCCTGCCGGAGGGCTGA
- a CDS encoding glycoside hydrolase family 3 C-terminal domain-containing protein, translating into MNRPAADPTARTSAEIVAGLTLEEKASLTSGASFWTTKPVDRAGIPSIVLTDGPHGVRLQRGSADHLGLADSVPATCFPPAVTLGSTFDPELVERIGRALGEEAKAEGVGVLLGPGINIKRSPLCGRNFEYLSEDPLVSGVLGAALVEGLQSQGVGASLKHFAANNQEHDRMRVSSDVDPRPLREIYLRGFQRVVEQAQPWTVMCSYNRLNGVYTSEDPWLLTRVLRDEWGFEGLVVSDWGAVNDRVAGLPAGLDLEMPASNGRTDAQLVDAVRDGRLAESTLDLAARRVVELVGKAVAGADPAATYDVDAHHALAREAAARGAVLLKNDGGLLPLAEGRRIAVIGEFARTPRYQGAGSSLITPTRLDDALTEIEAIAGEGRVVFAPGFTLDGAGADAEGDAPGERALVDEAVAAAAGADVVLAFLGLPSAAESEGFDREHLRLPARQLALLDAVREANPNVVVVLANGGVVELPFADHVPAIVEGWLGGQAGSGAIADVLFGRVNPSGRLAETIPLRLEDAPAFLDFPGEFGHVRYGEGLFVGYRWYDAREQAVRYPFGHGLSYTTFEYADASATADADGIGVRVTVTNAGDRAGREVVQAYTGLAGSRMQRAPRELAAFANVALEAGESREVRLRIRREDLAYWDIRVDRWVVEGGTYTVAVGASSRDIRLTASVDVAGDDVRLPLTLESSVGDLMADPVAGPIVQQAMSGFGASAVDGDTVTDEAMAKMMASFPIGRLVSFPGVPVTIEQIEQLIQAANAGRGA; encoded by the coding sequence ATGAACCGGCCTGCCGCAGACCCGACCGCCCGGACCTCCGCCGAGATCGTCGCCGGGCTCACCCTCGAGGAGAAGGCGTCGCTCACGAGCGGCGCGAGCTTCTGGACGACCAAGCCGGTCGACCGCGCCGGCATCCCCTCGATCGTGCTCACCGACGGCCCGCACGGCGTGCGCCTCCAGCGCGGCAGCGCCGACCACCTCGGTCTCGCCGACAGCGTGCCGGCGACGTGCTTCCCGCCCGCGGTGACGCTCGGCTCGACGTTCGACCCCGAGCTGGTCGAGCGCATCGGCCGAGCGCTCGGCGAGGAGGCGAAGGCCGAGGGCGTCGGAGTGCTCCTCGGCCCCGGCATCAACATCAAGCGGTCGCCCCTCTGCGGGCGGAACTTCGAGTACCTCTCCGAAGACCCGCTGGTCTCGGGCGTGCTCGGCGCCGCGCTCGTCGAGGGTCTGCAATCGCAAGGGGTGGGGGCGTCGCTGAAGCACTTCGCCGCGAACAACCAGGAGCACGACCGCATGCGCGTGTCGAGCGACGTCGACCCCCGTCCGCTCCGCGAGATCTACCTGCGGGGGTTCCAGCGGGTGGTCGAGCAGGCGCAGCCGTGGACGGTGATGTGCTCGTACAACCGCCTGAACGGGGTCTATACGAGCGAAGACCCGTGGCTGCTCACCCGGGTGCTGCGCGACGAGTGGGGCTTCGAGGGGCTCGTGGTCTCCGACTGGGGCGCCGTGAACGACCGCGTCGCCGGGCTGCCGGCCGGGCTCGACCTCGAGATGCCGGCCTCGAACGGTCGCACCGACGCGCAGCTCGTCGACGCGGTGCGCGATGGCCGGCTCGCGGAGTCCACGCTCGACCTCGCGGCCCGTCGCGTCGTGGAGCTGGTGGGGAAGGCTGTCGCCGGTGCGGACCCCGCGGCGACGTACGACGTCGATGCGCACCACGCGCTCGCCCGCGAGGCAGCGGCCCGCGGCGCGGTGCTGCTGAAGAACGACGGCGGCCTGCTGCCGCTCGCCGAAGGCCGCCGGATCGCCGTGATCGGGGAGTTCGCGCGCACGCCGCGCTACCAGGGGGCCGGCTCGTCGCTCATCACGCCCACCCGGCTCGACGACGCGCTGACCGAGATCGAGGCCATCGCAGGCGAGGGTCGCGTCGTCTTCGCTCCGGGCTTCACGCTGGACGGGGCCGGCGCAGACGCCGAGGGGGATGCCCCGGGGGAGCGCGCCCTCGTCGACGAGGCGGTGGCCGCGGCGGCCGGCGCCGACGTCGTGCTCGCCTTCCTCGGGCTCCCGTCCGCCGCCGAGTCGGAGGGCTTCGACCGTGAGCACCTGCGGCTGCCCGCCCGCCAGCTCGCCCTGCTCGACGCCGTTCGCGAGGCGAACCCGAACGTCGTCGTCGTCCTCGCGAACGGCGGCGTCGTCGAGCTGCCGTTCGCCGACCACGTGCCGGCGATCGTCGAGGGATGGCTCGGCGGCCAGGCCGGCAGCGGCGCGATCGCCGACGTGCTCTTCGGCCGGGTGAACCCGTCGGGCCGGCTCGCCGAGACGATCCCGCTGCGGCTGGAGGACGCCCCCGCGTTCCTCGACTTCCCCGGCGAGTTCGGGCACGTGCGCTATGGCGAGGGGCTGTTCGTCGGCTACCGCTGGTACGACGCGCGCGAGCAGGCCGTGCGCTATCCGTTCGGGCACGGTCTGTCGTACACGACGTTCGAGTACGCGGATGCCTCGGCGACGGCCGACGCCGACGGCATCGGGGTGCGCGTCACGGTCACGAACGCCGGCGACCGCGCCGGACGTGAGGTCGTGCAGGCGTATACCGGCCTCGCCGGCTCGCGGATGCAGCGGGCTCCGCGTGAGCTCGCCGCGTTCGCGAACGTCGCACTCGAGGCCGGCGAGTCCCGCGAGGTCCGGCTCCGCATTCGCCGGGAGGACCTCGCGTACTGGGACATCCGCGTCGATCGCTGGGTCGTCGAAGGTGGGACCTACACCGTCGCGGTCGGGGCGTCGAGCCGCGACATCCGGCTCACGGCCTCCGTCGACGTCGCGGGCGACGACGTGCGCCTGCCGCTCACGCTCGAATCGTCGGTGGGTGACCTCATGGCCGATCCGGTCGCCGGGCCCATCGTGCAGCAGGCGATGTCGGGTTTCGGCGCGAGCGCGGTCGACGGGGACACGGTCACCGACGAGGCGATGGCGAAGATGATGGCGTCGTTCCCGATCGGGCGCCTGGTGTCGTTCCCGGGCGTGCCGGTGACCATCGAGCAGATCGAACAGCTGATCCAGGCGGCCAACGCCGGGCGGGGCGCCTGA